A genomic segment from Patescibacteria group bacterium encodes:
- a CDS encoding sigma-70 family RNA polymerase sigma factor yields MSIKKKKKILKTKAFLKKKAIKSKTAVKKKKILKKKVKKKVIKPKTVVKKKKSLKKKVVKLVKTDPIYSIKFPEQEADRLANKGRKRGFVTENELLHVFVRLEKYLDEYEDFLDKLEKAGINIAESKENLLDQEEKKDNKFMLDLSKLSADSIQMYLKEIGRVSLITPKEEVELAKLKDDGDEFAKMKLIESNLRLVVSVAKKFSGYGLTFLDLIQEGNIGLFRAVEKFDWKRGYRFSTYAVWWIRQAIIRSLADQSRTIRIPVHVVEVLGKFKKADRYLAQALGRRPSPEEIADELEIGADEARYLIKISQDVISLETTVGKDDDKNTELADFIEDIKTITPDKVAALALLKKYMKEVTSDLSSREQKILDIRFGLSDGVAHTLEEVGQVFGVTRERIRQIEARALERIRELGDTKKIKDYY; encoded by the coding sequence ATGTCAATTAAGAAAAAAAAGAAAATTTTAAAAACAAAGGCATTTCTAAAAAAGAAAGCGATTAAATCAAAGACAGCTGTGAAAAAGAAAAAGATTCTTAAGAAAAAAGTGAAAAAGAAAGTGATTAAACCAAAGACAGTGGTGAAAAAGAAAAAATCTCTTAAGAAAAAAGTTGTCAAACTGGTTAAGACAGATCCAATCTATTCAATTAAATTTCCAGAACAAGAGGCGGACAGATTAGCCAACAAAGGGAGAAAAAGGGGATTTGTGACGGAAAATGAGTTACTTCATGTTTTTGTTAGATTAGAAAAGTATTTAGATGAATACGAGGATTTTCTTGATAAATTAGAAAAAGCTGGTATAAATATAGCTGAATCAAAAGAAAATCTATTGGATCAAGAAGAAAAAAAAGACAATAAATTCATGTTAGATTTAAGCAAGTTGTCAGCTGATTCGATTCAGATGTATTTAAAGGAAATTGGCAGAGTATCTTTAATAACCCCCAAAGAAGAAGTAGAACTAGCCAAACTCAAAGACGATGGAGATGAGTTTGCCAAAATGAAGTTAATAGAATCAAATTTGCGTTTAGTTGTCAGTGTTGCTAAAAAATTTTCTGGTTATGGGTTAACTTTTTTGGACTTAATTCAAGAAGGAAACATCGGACTTTTCAGAGCTGTAGAAAAATTTGATTGGAAAAGAGGCTATAGATTTTCAACTTATGCTGTTTGGTGGATAAGACAGGCAATTATCCGTTCATTAGCAGATCAATCAAGAACAATCAGAATTCCTGTCCATGTGGTTGAAGTTTTAGGAAAATTTAAAAAAGCAGACAGATATTTGGCGCAAGCATTAGGCAGGCGACCATCCCCAGAAGAAATAGCTGACGAATTAGAAATAGGCGCAGATGAAGCCAGGTATTTAATTAAAATATCACAAGATGTTATTTCATTAGAAACAACGGTTGGAAAAGATGATGACAAAAATACAGAACTAGCTGATTTTATTGAAGACATAAAAACAATAACACCTGACAAAGTGGCTGCGCTTGCTCTTTTGAAAAAATATATGAAAGAAGTGACCTCAGACCTCTCATCAAGAGAGCAGAAAATACTGGATATTAGATTTGGACTTTCAGACGGAGTAGCTCATACATTAGAAGAAGTTGGACAGGTATTTGGTGTTACTAGAGAGAGAATCAGACAAATTGAAGCTCGAGCATTGGAAAGAATTAGAGAGCTTGGTGATACCAAAAAAATCAAAGATTATTATTGA
- the thpR gene encoding RNA 2',3'-cyclic phosphodiesterase — translation MRLFIAIDVNNLCDFFTNLQTKIKGDEATIKYTNSYHLTLKFLGEVADTSVDRIKQLLEKVDINPFLINFSTIGHFTPKKIKVIWVGLENNKSVIKLQQEVDNSLTGFYAKEKRFHPHITLGRVKHVKDNNLLKKKIENINFKPSQFQVKSFKLIKSTLTLEGPIYKDIWVAK, via the coding sequence ATGAGATTATTTATAGCTATTGATGTTAATAATTTGTGTGATTTTTTTACTAATTTGCAAACAAAAATTAAAGGAGATGAGGCAACTATAAAATATACTAATTCATATCACTTAACCCTAAAATTTTTAGGAGAAGTCGCAGATACTAGCGTTGATAGAATAAAACAATTACTTGAGAAAGTAGATATCAATCCTTTTTTAATAAACTTTTCAACTATTGGACATTTTACGCCAAAGAAAATAAAAGTTATTTGGGTTGGATTAGAAAATAATAAAAGTGTAATAAAGTTACAACAAGAGGTTGATAATTCTTTGACAGGATTTTATGCCAAAGAAAAAAGGTTTCATCCACACATTACTCTTGGCAGGGTGAAACATGTTAAAGATAATAATTTATTAAAAAAGAAAATTGAAAATATAAATTTTAAGCCAAGTCAATTTCAAGTTAAATCTTTTAAACTTATAAAAAGTACTTTAACTCTTGAGGGACCTATTTATAAAGATATTTGGGTTGCTAAATAA
- a CDS encoding hydroxyacid dehydrogenase, producing the protein MKKTTISFFEAAKWEERYLLDKLKNKKNLKLNFFEKQLSISYLKKIKDTDILAVFIYSKIDKKVLDALPKLKLITTMSTGFDHIDLVECKKRGIKVCNVPVYGENTVAEHTFALILALSRKLPESIERTQEYDFTLDDLCGFDLKGKVLGIVGMGSIGKHVARIGKGFEMKVVVADPNKNVKLAKQLGVKYVGFNYLLAHSDIISLHAPYNKHTHHLINKDNIKLIKKGSYLINTARGGLIETQALMTALNKKILAGAGLDVLEQEYFIKEEKQLLAKPFQEKRDLRTILQGHLLIQDDKVLVTPHNAFNSQEALERILDTTVDNINGFIKGKFINKVK; encoded by the coding sequence ATGAAAAAAACAACAATTTCGTTTTTTGAAGCGGCCAAGTGGGAAGAAAGATATTTATTAGACAAGTTAAAAAATAAGAAGAATTTAAAATTAAATTTTTTTGAAAAACAGTTATCAATTTCTTATCTAAAGAAAATAAAAGACACAGATATTTTAGCTGTTTTTATTTACTCTAAAATTGATAAAAAAGTTTTAGATGCTTTGCCAAAATTAAAACTTATTACAACCATGTCAACTGGCTTTGACCACATTGATTTAGTTGAATGTAAAAAGAGAGGCATAAAAGTTTGCAATGTACCTGTTTATGGGGAAAACACAGTGGCTGAACATACTTTTGCTTTGATTTTGGCCTTGTCTAGAAAATTACCAGAGTCAATTGAGAGAACACAGGAATATGATTTTACACTTGATGATTTATGTGGATTTGACTTAAAGGGGAAGGTTTTAGGCATAGTTGGCATGGGCAGTATTGGTAAGCATGTGGCAAGAATAGGCAAGGGATTTGAAATGAAGGTTGTTGTGGCTGATCCTAATAAAAATGTAAAATTAGCTAAACAATTAGGAGTTAAGTATGTTGGTTTTAATTATTTATTAGCTCATTCAGATATTATTAGCTTGCATGCCCCATATAATAAACATACTCATCATTTAATCAATAAAGACAATATTAAATTAATTAAAAAAGGTTCGTATTTGATTAATACGGCCAGAGGGGGATTGATTGAAACACAAGCATTAATGACTGCTTTGAATAAAAAAATATTAGCCGGGGCTGGATTGGATGTTTTGGAGCAGGAGTATTTTATCAAAGAAGAAAAACAATTATTAGCCAAGCCTTTTCAGGAAAAGCGTGATTTGAGGACAATTTTACAGGGGCATTTATTAATTCAAGATGACAAGGTTTTGGTTACTCCTCACAATGCCTTTAACTCGCAAGAGGCCTTGGAAAGAATTTTAGATACAACTGTTGATAATATTAATGGGTTTATAAAAGGTAAGTTTATTAATAAAGTAAAATAA
- a CDS encoding cold shock domain-containing protein yields the protein MEGTIKKLTDKNFGFITQEDSDKDLFFHASELDGVEFSDLREGDAVTFEVKDTPKGPAANQVKKA from the coding sequence ATGGAAGGAACCATTAAAAAGTTAACTGACAAAAACTTCGGTTTTATTACTCAAGAAGATAGCGACAAAGATTTATTCTTTCACGCTAGCGAACTAGACGGAGTTGAGTTCAGTGACTTAAGAGAAGGTGACGCAGTAACTTTTGAAGTAAAAGATACTCCAAAAGGACCAGCTGCAAATCAAGTAAAAAAAGCTTAA
- a CDS encoding cysteine hydrolase, protein MNKLLLIIDMQEGFRAIESEAILSNVLKLKKSFKGKIVLTKFINNKDSLFEKQLGCDKFQNTKERQLFLELQSTDNTEIEHSAYIILNEKLKDFIFNNKIKQVYLCGVYTDVCVIKTAMDLFDSNLETFVIKDACNSLHGQANNDLIIDSLKHIIGEKHIILTKDICN, encoded by the coding sequence ATGAATAAGTTACTTTTAATTATTGATATGCAGGAGGGATTTAGGGCTATTGAGTCAGAAGCAATATTGTCAAATGTTTTGAAATTAAAAAAATCTTTTAAAGGCAAGATAGTTTTAACAAAATTCATTAATAATAAGGATTCTTTATTTGAAAAACAACTGGGCTGTGATAAGTTTCAAAATACTAAAGAACGGCAATTATTTTTAGAATTACAATCAACAGACAATACAGAGATAGAGCATAGTGCTTATATTATTTTAAACGAAAAGTTAAAGGATTTTATTTTCAATAACAAAATCAAGCAAGTTTATCTTTGTGGGGTTTATACAGATGTTTGTGTGATAAAAACAGCCATGGATTTATTTGATAGTAATTTGGAAACTTTTGTGATTAAAGATGCTTGTAATTCCTTGCATGGTCAAGCAAACAATGATTTAATAATAGACAGCTTGAAACATATTATAGGAGAGAAACATATCATTCTAACGAAAGATATTTGTAATTAA